GATGACCACCGCGGCGATCGCATCCAGTTCGGTGCCCTGGCCGTGCTGGCCGTAGCCGGACAGCATGTAGAACGCAAACAGCACGCCGCCCAGCGCCGCGCACAGGCCGCTCAGCGCATACACCAGCACCTTGGTGCGGCCGACGTCCAGGCCCATCATCGCGGCCGATTGCTCGTTGCCGCCGACCGCGTACACGGCGCGGCCGAAGGCGGTGTAGTGGGCCAGCCACACCGCCAGCAGCAGCACGGCCAGGGCGATCAACGCGCCCGGCGACAGGAAACCGCCCAGGAACGGCACCTGGGTCTGCGACACGGCGACGAAGAACGGCTGGTCGATGCTGATCGACTCGATGCTGATGAGGTAACAGAGTCCGCGCGCCAGGAACATGCCGGCCAGCGTGACGATGAAGGGCTGCAGCTTGAACAGGTGGATGATCGCACCCTGGAAGGCGCCGAAGCAGGCGCCCATCAGCAGCACGCAGGCGATCGCCGCCGCCGGCGGCCAGTGCGCCGTCTGCAGCAGCCAGGCCGTGACCATGGTGGACAGCGCCAGCATCGAGCCGACCGACAGGTCGATGCCGCCGGACAGGATGACGAAACCCATGCCGATCGCCACCACCAGCAAGAAGGCGTTGTCGATCAGCAGGTTGAACGCCACCTGTTCGGACAGGAAGCCGGGATACACGGCGCCGCCGATGCCGAGCATGGCCAGCAGCAGCG
The genomic region above belongs to Massilia forsythiae and contains:
- the yjfF gene encoding galactofuranose ABC transporter, permease protein YjfF, which encodes MSGGISAGLAAGAKRDGGFRKISGAPWFTSMVTVALLLAMLGIGGAVYPGFLSEQVAFNLLIDNAFLLVVAIGMGFVILSGGIDLSVGSMLALSTMVTAWLLQTAHWPPAAAIACVLLMGACFGAFQGAIIHLFKLQPFIVTLAGMFLARGLCYLISIESISIDQPFFVAVSQTQVPFLGGFLSPGALIALAVLLLAVWLAHYTAFGRAVYAVGGNEQSAAMMGLDVGRTKVLVYALSGLCAALGGVLFAFYMLSGYGQHGQGTELDAIAAVVIGGTLLTGGYGYIAGALSGVLVLGAIQTLIAFDGTLSSWWTRIVIGALLFVFCVVQRVMGGKSR